From a single Pieris napi chromosome 7, ilPieNapi1.2, whole genome shotgun sequence genomic region:
- the LOC125051077 gene encoding MKRN2 opposite strand protein, translating to MDPGILCFHHCDHKVFCTIIPDKCPVCHQKLDRYDYNLLPFRVPYPFVKASQHPRAIVMKPTHGDFLNDYYNSKDLHIGVTNSQGCVIEFGVEGIQGVDPLTKKWSQCDSSSDWDQCLLLEQFDELWNEIWDGILIKVSSSPLWDAERYNEERHNCFTFVLAFLRALDCGELSEKAQDPKQFCKQYVVPRTSAAGKYISLYRQLKRQSFFIQNQ from the exons ATGGATCCGGGAATCCTTTGTTTCCACCATTGTGACCACAAAGTCTTTTGTACTATTATTCCTGATAAATGCCCGGTTTGCCATCAGAAACTAGATAGATACGACTACAACCTGTTGCCGTTTAG AGTACCATATCCTTTCGTGAAAGCGTCTCAGCATCCTCGAGCGATAGTTATGAAACCGACGCACGGAGACTTCCTTAA TGACTATTATAATTCTAAGGATTTACATATCGGAGTGACTAACTCTCAGGGCTGTGTTATTGAATTTGGTGTTGAAGGTATCCAAGGTGTGGATCCTTTGACAAAAAAGTGGAGTCAGTGTGACTCAAGCTCTGATTGGGACCAATGCCTCCTATTAGAACAGTTTGATGAACTATGGAATGAAATTTGGGATGGCATTCTCATAAAG GTGAGTTCAAGTCCGCTGTGGGATGCAGAGAGATACAATGAAGAACGTCACAACTGCTTTACTTTTGTATTAGCATTTTTGAGGGCTCTAGATTGTGGAGAACTTTCTGAAAAAGCTCAGGACCCAAAGCAGTTTTGTAAACAGTATGTGGTTCCACGCACTTCTGCTGCTGGGAAATACATATCTCTGTATAGGCAACTTAAGAGGCAGAGCTTCTTCATACAGAACCAATGA